Proteins from one Hoplias malabaricus isolate fHopMal1 chromosome 2, fHopMal1.hap1, whole genome shotgun sequence genomic window:
- the taf5l gene encoding TAF5-like RNA polymerase II p300/CBP-associated factor-associated factor 65 kDa subunit 5L isoform X1: MKRARTEQIQYAVTQYLKRRQYVDTDGSLKGAKLSQSAEEMAASLTVQTESSCANVVSAAPCQSDSQQYDTQFSRLRAFLSETEIPWAREVSVVLFPLFLYLHLDMARCGLKGAVDAFYSRFHSFFQQDAEQKAIVEQLRGVLTPQDVASNSKLCALLDHKYVVHLTDQAYSYLLRYLQSDDNSTICRVLSTHLQVEVTAVRRTDYQLYGTGLNSGNSNSTSSSTWAGVDGTEGPEPVEVTTGLPQNEATLEALQDCIKRVREGPPSLTTVCFYAFQHTEQLLNTAEVSPDSRLLAAGFDNSAVKLWSLRARKLKAGPHRADVAKIRLACDVLEEEADEEDASGSEIKTLHAHCGPVYRTAFLTDSSGLLSCSEDSTVRYWDLSSFTNAALYQGHAYPVWDVDVSPCSLYFCTASQDRTARLWTFQRTYPLRIYAGHLSDVDCVKFHPNSNYIATGSTDKTVRLWSTQQGNSVRLFTGHRGPVLSLAFSPNGKYLASAGEDQRVKLWDLASGTLFKDLRGHADSVTSLSFSPDSALVASSALDNTVRIWDIRNSHGGAAAAADGSSGELVGLYTGETSGVLNVQFMACNLLLVTGTALEKQEQ; this comes from the exons ATGAAGCGAGCCCGGACGGAGCAGATCCAGTACGCAGTGACGCAGTATCTGAAGAGAAGGCAGTATGTGGACACTGATGGCTCACTGAAAGGAGCCAAGCTGTCTCAGTCTGCGGAGGAAATGGCAGCTAGTCTCACAG tCCAGACAGAGTCTAGTTGTGCCAACGTGGTATCTGCAGCTCCGTGCCAGTCAGACTCTCAGCAGTATGACACTCAGTTCTCCAGATTACGAGCCTTTCTGTCGG AGACAGAGATTCCATGGGCGAGGGAGGTAAGCGTTGTGCTGTTTCCACTCTTCCTCTACCTGCACCTGGACATGGCACGCTGTGGCCTGAAGGGGGCAGTAGATGCCTTCTACAGTCGTTTCCACTCCTTCTTTCAGCAGGACGCTGAGCAGAAAGCTATTGTGGAGCAGCTTCGGGGAGTTCTTACACCACAG GATGTGGCCTCTAATTCCAAATTGTGTGCTCTGCTAGACCACAAATACGTGGTCCACCTGACTGACCAAGCGTACAGTTACCTGCTGCGTTACCTGCAGAGCGATGACAACAGCACCATCTGCAGAGTGCTCAGCACACATCTTCAG GTGGAGGTGACTGCTGTGCGTCGAACTGACTACCAGCTCTACGGAACAGGGCTCAATTCTGGAAACTCCAACTCCACTTCCTCCAGCACCTGGGCTGGCGTGGATGGGACTGAGGGTCCAGAGCCAGTGGAGGTCACGACGGGGTTACCCCAGAACGAGGCCACTCTGGAGGCTCTTCAGGACTGTATTAAACGTGTGAGGGAGGGACCCCCTTCGTtaacaactgtgtgtttctacGCCTTCCAGCACACGGAGCAGCTCCTCAACACGGCAGAGGTATCGCCCGACAGCCGCCTGCTCGCCGCAGGCTTCGATAACTCTGCCGTTAAACTGTGGAGTCTGAGGGCGAGGAAACTGAAGGCAGGCCCTCACAGAGCTGACGTAGCCAAAATACGGCTGGCCTGTGACGTTCTGGAGGAGGAA GCAGACGAGGAGGATGCCTCAGGCAGTGAGATTAAGACGCTGCATGCTCACTGTGGCCCTGTGTACCGCACGGCTTTCCTGACTGACAGCTCTGGCCTGCTGTCCTGCTCTGAAGACTCCACGGTGCGCTACTGGGATCTGAGCAGCTTCACAAACGCAGCTCTATACCAGGGACATGCATACCCAGTTTGGGATGTGGACGTCAGCCCCTGCAGCCTGTACTTTTGCACGGCATCCCAGGACCGTACGGCACGGCTCTGGACCTTCCAACGCACTTACCCACTGAGGATTTATGCAGGGCACCTGTCCGACGTAGACTGTGTTAAATTCCACCCTAATTCTAACTATATCGCTACAGGATCCACAGATAAGACCGTGCGGCTGTGGAGCACTCAGCAAGGCAATTCTGTCCGTTTATTCACAGGTCATCGAGGCCCTGTTTTGTCCCTGGCATTTTCACCGAACGGCAAGTACCTGGCCTCAGCTGGAGAGGACCAGAGGGTCAAACTGTGGGACCTGGCGTCTGGTACTCTGTTTAAAGACCTGCGGGGTCATGCAGACAGCGTAACAAGCCTTTCCTTCAGCCCTGACAGTGCACTGGTGGCTTCCTCTGCCCTGGATAATACAGTACGAATCTGGGACATCCGTAATTCTCACGGAGGGGCAGCAGCAGCCGCAGACGGATCCAGTGGAGAACTGGTGGGACTTTACACAGGTGAAACCAGCGGAGTTCTTAATGTCCAGTTCATGGCATGTAATCTGCTGCTGGTGACCGGTACAGCACTAGAAAAACAAGAGCAATGa
- the taf5l gene encoding TAF5-like RNA polymerase II p300/CBP-associated factor-associated factor 65 kDa subunit 5L isoform X2, translating into MKRARTEQIQYAVTQYLKRRQYVDTDGSLKGAKLSQSAEEMAASLTVQTESSCANVVSAAPCQSDSQQYDTQFSRLRAFLSEIPWAREVSVVLFPLFLYLHLDMARCGLKGAVDAFYSRFHSFFQQDAEQKAIVEQLRGVLTPQDVASNSKLCALLDHKYVVHLTDQAYSYLLRYLQSDDNSTICRVLSTHLQVEVTAVRRTDYQLYGTGLNSGNSNSTSSSTWAGVDGTEGPEPVEVTTGLPQNEATLEALQDCIKRVREGPPSLTTVCFYAFQHTEQLLNTAEVSPDSRLLAAGFDNSAVKLWSLRARKLKAGPHRADVAKIRLACDVLEEEADEEDASGSEIKTLHAHCGPVYRTAFLTDSSGLLSCSEDSTVRYWDLSSFTNAALYQGHAYPVWDVDVSPCSLYFCTASQDRTARLWTFQRTYPLRIYAGHLSDVDCVKFHPNSNYIATGSTDKTVRLWSTQQGNSVRLFTGHRGPVLSLAFSPNGKYLASAGEDQRVKLWDLASGTLFKDLRGHADSVTSLSFSPDSALVASSALDNTVRIWDIRNSHGGAAAAADGSSGELVGLYTGETSGVLNVQFMACNLLLVTGTALEKQEQ; encoded by the exons ATGAAGCGAGCCCGGACGGAGCAGATCCAGTACGCAGTGACGCAGTATCTGAAGAGAAGGCAGTATGTGGACACTGATGGCTCACTGAAAGGAGCCAAGCTGTCTCAGTCTGCGGAGGAAATGGCAGCTAGTCTCACAG tCCAGACAGAGTCTAGTTGTGCCAACGTGGTATCTGCAGCTCCGTGCCAGTCAGACTCTCAGCAGTATGACACTCAGTTCTCCAGATTACGAGCCTTTCTGTCGG AGATTCCATGGGCGAGGGAGGTAAGCGTTGTGCTGTTTCCACTCTTCCTCTACCTGCACCTGGACATGGCACGCTGTGGCCTGAAGGGGGCAGTAGATGCCTTCTACAGTCGTTTCCACTCCTTCTTTCAGCAGGACGCTGAGCAGAAAGCTATTGTGGAGCAGCTTCGGGGAGTTCTTACACCACAG GATGTGGCCTCTAATTCCAAATTGTGTGCTCTGCTAGACCACAAATACGTGGTCCACCTGACTGACCAAGCGTACAGTTACCTGCTGCGTTACCTGCAGAGCGATGACAACAGCACCATCTGCAGAGTGCTCAGCACACATCTTCAG GTGGAGGTGACTGCTGTGCGTCGAACTGACTACCAGCTCTACGGAACAGGGCTCAATTCTGGAAACTCCAACTCCACTTCCTCCAGCACCTGGGCTGGCGTGGATGGGACTGAGGGTCCAGAGCCAGTGGAGGTCACGACGGGGTTACCCCAGAACGAGGCCACTCTGGAGGCTCTTCAGGACTGTATTAAACGTGTGAGGGAGGGACCCCCTTCGTtaacaactgtgtgtttctacGCCTTCCAGCACACGGAGCAGCTCCTCAACACGGCAGAGGTATCGCCCGACAGCCGCCTGCTCGCCGCAGGCTTCGATAACTCTGCCGTTAAACTGTGGAGTCTGAGGGCGAGGAAACTGAAGGCAGGCCCTCACAGAGCTGACGTAGCCAAAATACGGCTGGCCTGTGACGTTCTGGAGGAGGAA GCAGACGAGGAGGATGCCTCAGGCAGTGAGATTAAGACGCTGCATGCTCACTGTGGCCCTGTGTACCGCACGGCTTTCCTGACTGACAGCTCTGGCCTGCTGTCCTGCTCTGAAGACTCCACGGTGCGCTACTGGGATCTGAGCAGCTTCACAAACGCAGCTCTATACCAGGGACATGCATACCCAGTTTGGGATGTGGACGTCAGCCCCTGCAGCCTGTACTTTTGCACGGCATCCCAGGACCGTACGGCACGGCTCTGGACCTTCCAACGCACTTACCCACTGAGGATTTATGCAGGGCACCTGTCCGACGTAGACTGTGTTAAATTCCACCCTAATTCTAACTATATCGCTACAGGATCCACAGATAAGACCGTGCGGCTGTGGAGCACTCAGCAAGGCAATTCTGTCCGTTTATTCACAGGTCATCGAGGCCCTGTTTTGTCCCTGGCATTTTCACCGAACGGCAAGTACCTGGCCTCAGCTGGAGAGGACCAGAGGGTCAAACTGTGGGACCTGGCGTCTGGTACTCTGTTTAAAGACCTGCGGGGTCATGCAGACAGCGTAACAAGCCTTTCCTTCAGCCCTGACAGTGCACTGGTGGCTTCCTCTGCCCTGGATAATACAGTACGAATCTGGGACATCCGTAATTCTCACGGAGGGGCAGCAGCAGCCGCAGACGGATCCAGTGGAGAACTGGTGGGACTTTACACAGGTGAAACCAGCGGAGTTCTTAATGTCCAGTTCATGGCATGTAATCTGCTGCTGGTGACCGGTACAGCACTAGAAAAACAAGAGCAATGa